The following are encoded together in the Nocardioides okcheonensis genome:
- a CDS encoding DUF4287 domain-containing protein, which translates to MSYQAYLDAIEKKTGRTPDELLGEAAARGFTPASKAGDFVLWLEDDYDVGRGHAMALWGVLKNGATISDKHVGSGGTHSDPSTELRLDGIDRR; encoded by the coding sequence ATGAGCTACCAGGCCTACCTCGATGCGATCGAGAAGAAGACCGGCAGGACGCCGGACGAGCTGCTGGGCGAGGCCGCCGCCCGCGGGTTCACCCCGGCGAGCAAGGCCGGCGACTTCGTCCTGTGGCTCGAGGACGACTACGACGTGGGTCGTGGGCACGCCATGGCGTTGTGGGGCGTGCTGAAGAACGGCGCGACGATCAGCGACAAGCACGTCGGCAGCGGCGGCACCCACTCCGACCCGTCCACCGAGCTGCGGCTCGACGGCATCGACCGGCGTTGA
- a CDS encoding TetR/AcrR family transcriptional regulator: protein MGRPDTRTTALDAAERLFFGDGIAVTPVDAVAREAGVSVVTLYSHFGSKDGLVEAVLARRLHAWDEVWRSHVEAAEDPRDRVLAVFDAVTTFRATAGATQWCTFLATASERPAADDAPAALVARDDALLRERLRAYAEAADPARVDEIVDTVTLVYNGVLASLLRGAPDDPATVGRRVAAVALGWS, encoded by the coding sequence ATGGGGCGTCCGGACACCCGAACCACAGCACTCGACGCGGCCGAGCGGCTGTTCTTCGGCGACGGCATCGCCGTCACCCCCGTCGACGCCGTGGCGCGCGAGGCGGGCGTGTCGGTCGTGACGCTCTACTCCCACTTCGGGAGCAAGGACGGTCTGGTCGAGGCCGTCCTCGCGAGGCGGCTCCACGCGTGGGACGAGGTCTGGCGCTCCCACGTCGAGGCGGCGGAGGACCCGCGCGACCGGGTGCTGGCCGTCTTCGACGCCGTGACGACCTTCCGGGCGACGGCCGGGGCGACCCAGTGGTGCACCTTCCTCGCCACCGCCTCCGAGCGACCCGCCGCCGACGACGCGCCTGCCGCACTGGTCGCCCGCGACGACGCGCTGCTGCGGGAGCGACTCCGTGCGTACGCCGAGGCCGCGGACCCCGCGCGGGTCGACGAGATCGTCGACACGGTGACGCTGGTCTACAACGGTGTCCTCGCGAGCCTCCTGCGGGGAGCGCCCGACGACCCTGCCACGGTCGGTCGCCGCGTCGCCGCTGTGGCCCTCGGATGGTCATGA
- a CDS encoding MFS transporter, translated as MVVKRTFQSGTTHGLPLVAAGTLLVAATYGMARFGVGLLHPAMAVERPGIATALPSAGAAQFASYCVAAALAGLVVPRRSRAVAGAAGVLAGAGCVGLATSTSSGWFVVSAFVGGAGAGLASPALVGLLDALVPERVAGSAQAVVNSGTTLGVVLTGLLATAITAPGAAWVLMAVVCVVAGAAVVLLSSGAAVAGPPAGRGGRAARSLVLPLVLALGAGVASAAVWTFGPTVVVDRGALRPGQVGLLWAALGLGGLAGAFVARPVSRHGPTTAFVVCTAALLVGSAAVLVPGADPAQPLLGAACFGAAYMSLSGVLILWGPPGRPARRGFRHRMAVHRARDRAGRRLPAPGARARLSAGASAARLRPARRARPWSPHSSPTDAPGSRRTRSGTAGRRAPARRGRRRASPLRPT; from the coding sequence ATGGTGGTGAAACGTACGTTTCAATCCGGCACGACCCACGGCCTCCCGCTCGTCGCGGCCGGCACCCTGCTGGTCGCTGCGACGTACGGGATGGCCCGGTTCGGGGTCGGGCTGCTGCACCCGGCGATGGCGGTCGAGCGTCCGGGGATCGCGACGGCGCTGCCGTCGGCCGGCGCAGCGCAGTTCGCCTCGTACTGCGTGGCCGCCGCGCTGGCGGGCCTCGTCGTCCCCCGCAGGTCACGCGCGGTCGCCGGGGCCGCGGGCGTGCTGGCCGGGGCCGGGTGCGTGGGGCTGGCCACCAGCACGTCGAGCGGGTGGTTCGTCGTCAGCGCGTTCGTCGGCGGCGCCGGCGCGGGCCTCGCGTCTCCCGCACTGGTCGGCTTGCTCGACGCGCTGGTCCCGGAGCGGGTGGCCGGCAGCGCGCAGGCCGTGGTGAACTCCGGCACCACGCTGGGGGTCGTCCTCACCGGGCTGCTCGCCACCGCGATCACGGCGCCCGGAGCTGCGTGGGTGCTGATGGCGGTGGTGTGCGTGGTCGCCGGCGCCGCGGTCGTGCTCCTGAGCTCGGGCGCAGCGGTCGCCGGTCCTCCGGCAGGGCGCGGAGGACGAGCCGCGCGTTCCCTGGTGCTCCCGCTCGTGCTGGCCCTCGGCGCCGGGGTCGCCTCGGCCGCCGTGTGGACCTTCGGCCCCACCGTGGTCGTCGACCGCGGAGCACTCCGACCCGGCCAGGTCGGCCTGCTGTGGGCGGCGCTCGGGCTCGGCGGACTCGCGGGTGCGTTCGTCGCACGGCCGGTGTCGCGCCACGGACCCACCACGGCGTTCGTCGTGTGCACGGCGGCACTGCTGGTCGGCTCGGCCGCGGTGCTGGTCCCGGGCGCCGACCCGGCACAACCGCTACTCGGGGCGGCCTGCTTCGGGGCGGCGTACATGTCCCTGAGCGGCGTGCTGATCCTCTGGGGACCGCCTGGTCGACCCGCGCGGCGGGGGTTCCGCCACCGCATGGCTGTTCATCGCGCTCGCGATCGGGCAGGCCGCCGGCTCCCAGCTCCTGGGGCGCGTGCTCGCCTGAGCGCGGGCGCGTCGGCCGCGCGGCTCAGGCCGGCGCGGCGCGCTCGACCGTGGTCACCACACTCGTCACCGACGGACGCGCCGGGGTCGAGGAGAACCCGAAGCGGCACGGCGGGTCGACGGGCGCCAGCGCGCCGAGGTCGGCGCCGCGCCAGTCCCCTGCGACCGACGTGA
- a CDS encoding FMN-binding negative transcriptional regulator produces the protein MPDASLYVPRFNAMDADAVRPFVAGVGVAQLVTVGEDGLPDATLLPVLWEGDRLVGHLARANAHWRRVVDGSPALAVVTGPDAYVSPSWYASKAEHGRVVPTWNYSVVHLRGTVRVHDDAAWVLDLVTRLTERHEAPRAQPWAVADAPADYVEKNLRPIVGVEVVVDSVEAKAKLSQNRSDEDRAGVAAGLSADGRDPSGLVAP, from the coding sequence ATGCCCGACGCCTCGCTCTACGTGCCCCGCTTCAACGCGATGGACGCCGACGCCGTACGTCCCTTCGTCGCAGGCGTCGGGGTCGCCCAGCTGGTCACGGTGGGCGAGGACGGGCTGCCCGACGCCACCCTCCTGCCCGTGCTCTGGGAGGGGGACCGCCTCGTCGGCCACCTCGCCCGGGCCAACGCCCACTGGCGGCGCGTGGTCGACGGCTCGCCCGCCCTGGCGGTCGTGACCGGGCCGGACGCGTACGTCTCGCCGTCCTGGTACGCCTCCAAGGCCGAGCACGGCCGGGTCGTCCCGACCTGGAACTACTCCGTGGTCCACCTGCGCGGCACGGTCCGCGTGCACGACGACGCCGCCTGGGTGCTGGACCTGGTCACCCGCCTCACCGAGCGCCACGAGGCCCCGCGCGCGCAGCCGTGGGCGGTCGCAGACGCCCCCGCGGACTACGTCGAGAAGAACCTCCGCCCGATCGTCGGCGTCGAGGTCGTCGTCGACTCGGTCGAGGCGAAGGCGAAGCTCTCGCAGAACCGCTCCGACGAGGACCGCGCGGGCGTCGCGGCCGGACTCTCCGCCGACGGGCGCGACCCGTCCGGGCTGGTGGCGCCGTGA
- a CDS encoding ATP-dependent DNA ligase, with amino-acid sequence MAGLSPDAGTEVAIDAKLDGIRIQVHRDGDEVLVVTRSLDDITGRLPEVVEVARSLPAERFVLDGEALALTDDGRPMAFQDTASRTAQDAGVPVTPHFFDLLHLDGRDLLDSPGRERIAALDALVPEQHRVRRLVTTDPAEADAFAAETVAAGHEGVVLKDLSAPYAAGRRGSAWVKVKPVHTLDLVVLAVEWGSGRREGWLSNIHLGARDDTSPTGFVMLGKTFKGMTDEVLVWQTERFLALETHREGHVVHVRPEQVVEIGFDGLQRSTRYPGGLALRFARVLRYRDDKAADQADTIEDVRAHARG; translated from the coding sequence ATGGCCGGCCTGTCCCCCGACGCCGGCACCGAGGTCGCCATCGACGCCAAGCTCGACGGCATCCGGATCCAGGTCCACCGCGACGGCGACGAGGTGCTGGTCGTGACCCGGAGCCTCGACGACATCACCGGGCGGCTGCCGGAGGTCGTGGAGGTGGCCCGGTCGCTGCCCGCGGAGCGGTTCGTGCTCGATGGCGAGGCACTCGCGCTCACCGACGACGGGCGCCCGATGGCGTTCCAGGACACCGCCAGCCGCACCGCCCAGGACGCGGGCGTCCCGGTCACGCCGCACTTCTTCGACCTGCTCCACCTCGACGGCCGCGACCTGCTCGACTCCCCTGGCCGCGAGCGGATCGCCGCCCTGGACGCGCTCGTGCCCGAGCAGCACCGCGTGCGCCGCCTCGTCACCACCGACCCCGCGGAGGCCGACGCCTTCGCGGCCGAGACCGTCGCCGCCGGCCACGAGGGCGTCGTCCTGAAGGACCTGTCGGCGCCCTACGCCGCGGGCCGCCGCGGCTCGGCCTGGGTCAAGGTCAAGCCGGTCCACACCCTCGACCTCGTCGTCCTCGCCGTCGAGTGGGGCTCGGGGCGCCGCGAGGGCTGGCTCTCCAACATCCACCTCGGCGCCCGCGACGACACCTCGCCCACCGGCTTCGTGATGCTCGGCAAGACGTTCAAGGGCATGACCGACGAGGTGCTCGTCTGGCAGACCGAGCGGTTCCTGGCGCTCGAGACCCACCGCGAGGGCCACGTCGTCCACGTCCGGCCCGAGCAGGTCGTCGAGATCGGCTTCGACGGCCTCCAGCGCTCCACCCGCTACCCCGGTGGCCTCGCGCTCCGGTTCGCCCGCGTCCTGCGCTACCGCGACGACAAGGCCGCCGACCAGGCCGACACCATCGAGGACGTGCGCGCCCACGCCCGCGGGTGA